Genomic segment of Magnetococcales bacterium:
CTGTTCAGGTATACGGGGGTTCGGGGGGGATTATCCCCCCCGACGGGTCCAGGGCGGCGCCCTGGGACTTTTCCTTTGCCGTTCCGACCCCAAGGGGTCCAGGGGGCACCCCTGGGACTTTTCCTTTGCCGTTCCGACCCCAAGGGGTCCAGGGGGCACCCCTGGGACTTTTCCTTGCATTATTGATACGGTCACGCCACGTTGCACAGGGTCCTGAATCGTTACAAAACGGTTTCAGACCGGGCGCACGGGAATACCCGCCGCCTGCAGATAAGCCTTGGCTTCGGCAATGGAATATTTACGAAAATGGAAGATGGAAGCGGCCAGAACAGCATCCGCACCCCCCTCCCGCACCCCTTCCAGCAGGTGTTCCAGGGTGCCGACACCTCCCGAGGCGATGACGGGAATGGTCACCGCTTCCGCCACGGCACGGGTCAGGCGCAGGTCGTAGCCGATGTGGGTGCCGTCCCGATCCATGGAGGTCAGCAGGATCTCCCCGGAACCGTACCCCTCCATGCGGCGCACCCAGTCGATGGCATCCAGACCGGTCGGTTTGCGGCCCCCGTGGGTGAAGATCTCCCAGCGCACCGGCTGGCCTGCGTCGTCGAAGGCGACGGCTTTGGCATCCACCGCCACCACGATGCACTGGGAGCCGAACTGGGCCGCCGCCTCCTGCACGAATTCCGGACGGAACACCGCAGCGGTATTGATGGAGACCTTGTCGGCCCCGGCGTTCAGCAGGGCGCGGATGTCGGCGTTGCTGCGAATGCCGCCCCCCACGGTCAGGGGGATGAACACCTGCTCGGCGGTCTGTCGAACCACCTCCAGAATGATGCCACGATTTTCATGGGAGGCGGTGATGTCCAGAAAGGTCAGCTCGTCGGCCCCTTCCTGATCGTAACGTCGCGCCGCCTCCACCGGGTCGCCGGCGTCCACCAGGCCTTCGAAGCGGATACCCTTGACCACCCGCCCCTCCCGCACGTCGAGGCAGGGGATGATGCGCCGGGCTAACATGCCGTCCCCCTGGCGTCGGCCAACGCCTGGGCCGCCGCGAAGTCGAGGCGACCGTCGTAGAGGGCCTTGCCGGTGATGATGCCTTCCAGGGACATGCCGTTGGCGTAGGGACCGGACTCTTGCAGAATGTGGCGGATGTCGTCCAGATCGGAAACCCCGCCGGAGAGGATGACCGGAATGGAGATGGCCTCCGCCAGGGCGCGGGTGGCGGGGATGTTGGGTCCGATCAGGGCCCCGTCCCGCGAGATGTCGGTGAAGATGATGGCCGACACCCCCGCCTGTTCGAAGCGGCGGGCCAGTTCCAGGGAGGTGAGTTCCGTGGTGGCGGCCCAGCCTTCGATGGCCACCCGGCCATCCCGTGCGTCGATACCGACCCGGATCCGACCCGGATGGCGGCGGCAGGCTTCGATAACCAGGGCGGGATCGCGACAAGCCACCGAGCCCAGAATCACCTGATCGACCCCCAGGGCCAGATAGGCCTCGATGGTGGCCGGATCGCGAATGCCTCCCCCCAGTTCCACCGGAACCTTCACCGCCGCAACGACGGACTCCACCGCCCGACGGTTGAGGGGCGCTCCGGCAAAGGCTCCGTCGAGATCGACCACATGGATCAGACGTGCGCCGAGAGCGGCCCAGCGTTGCGCCATGGCGCCGGGGTCGTCTCCGTAGACGGTGGCCTCTTCCATGCGGCCCTGGAAGAGGCGGACGCACTGTCCCTGTTTGAGGTCGATGGCGGGAATGACGAGCATGATCGTTCCTTCAATACCCCTAGGGGTTCCAGCGCACAAAGTTCTCCAGCAGTTTCAATCCGGCATGCTGGCTCTTTTCCGGATGGAACTGGGTTCCGAAGAGGTTGTCCCGTCCCACTGCGGCGGTGAAGGGTAAACCGTAGACGGCTCGACCCTGTACCCACTCCTCCGCATCGGGGGTGCCGAAGTAGGAGTGGACGAAGTAGAAGTGGCTATCTTGCGCGATACCCTGCCAGAGCGGATGCGCCGGCTGGGTCTGATGCACCCGGTTCCAGCCCATGTGCGGCACTTTGAGACGACGCCGGGCATCACCGGGATCGGGCATCTCCCTGGAAAAGCGGTCCACCCGCCCGGCAATCAGGCCGAAGCCCTGGTGATGGCCGAACTCCAGGGATTCGGAGAAGAGCAGTTGCATGCCCACGCAGATGCCCAGGAAGGGTTTACCCCGCTGAATGTGGTCGAGTACCGGCTGCCAGAGTCCGGCCTGGAGGAGATTGTTGCGGCAGTCGGCAAAGGCTCCCACGCCGGGCAGAACAAGATGTCCCGCCTCGCGGATCACGGCGGGTACCGAAGTCACTTCCACGCGACCTCCGACCGATTCGAGGGCCTTGGCGGCGGAGCGCAGATTGCCGGATCCGTAATCCACGAGAACGATCATACGGAGAGGGTTCCTTTGGTGGATGGCACCTCCCCGGCGCGCCGGGGATCGAGGCTGACCGCCTGACGCAGGGCCAGGGCCAGGGCTTTGAAACACGATTCGATCATGTGATGGCTGTTGCTTCCCGCCAGACTGGTGACGTGCAGGGTCACGCCGCCGTTGCCGGCGAAGGCTTCGAACCACTCCTTGAACAGTTCGGTATCGAAATCGCCGATTTTCTCGGTGGGCAGTTTGACCTGCCAGACCAGACCACCCCGGTTGGAGAGATCGACGGCCACCTGGGAGAGGGCCTCGTCCAGGGGCACCAGGGCCCATCCGAAGCGGGTGATGCCGCGACGCTCGCCGAGGGCGGCGCGCAGGGCTTGTCCCATCAGGATGCCCACGTCCTCCACGGTGTGGTGTCCGTCCACCTCCAGGTCCCCCGTGGCGGTGATGTTCAGATCGATGAGTCCGTGGCGGGCAATCTGATCCAGCATGTGGTCGAGAAATCCCAAACCGGTGCGGATATCCGACTGGCCGTTGCCGTCCAGATCGAGACGAACCTCCACCCGGGTTTCGCGGGTGGCGCGTGAAAGGGATGCGCTACGTGCCATGGTTCAAATTCCCGTAAAAATCGCTCTGTTCAGGTATACGGGGGTCTGGGGGGGATTATCCCCCCCAGCGGGTCCAGGGCAGCGCCCTGGGACGTATCCTTTGCCGTTGACCTTCAACCCCATGGGGTCCAGGGGGTACCCCTGGGACGTTTCCTTTTGCCGTTGATACGGTCTCAGGATCCTGAAGAGTCACTTCAAACCTATCTCACCCGGAACAGGGGCTGAATGGGGGCACAGCGCAGCAGGCGCTCCATCTCCCCCTCCAGAACCGCCCGTCGCAGCAGCGGGAAGACCTCGTCGTAGACCTCCATCAGGCGGTCGATCTCCGCGTCGCCGTGGGCGTAGCAGAGATTGTGGGTGCCGATGAAGAGGATGCCCCGCTGGAACAGCTCCTGGAACAGCAGGGTGCGAATGCTCCATTGGCTGACGTTTCCGGCGTCTTTCACCAGCAGGAACGACCAGACCGGATAGCCGCCGATGCTGAGAAAACTGCCCACGCCGTGGCGTTCGATGCGACCGGCCAGGAGTTCCATGAGCCGGGCGCCGTGTTGCCAGAGGGAGGGCACCACTTTCTCACGGGAGAGCTTGTCCAGGGTGGCGGAGGCCGCCGCCAGGGAGAGGGTTTCCCCACCGAAGGTGAAGGAGAAGAAGATCTCTTCCATCTCTTTCATCAGGTCGCGGCGTCCCACCACCGCCGACAGGGGCAGACCATTGGCCAGCCCTTTGCCGAAGGTGGCCAGATCCGGGGTCACGCCGAAATACTCCTGCGCCCCGCCCAAAGCGAAACGGAAACCGGTGATGGTTTCGTCGAAAACCAGCAACGCGCCGTTCTGCCGGGTGACTTTGGCCACCTTTTGCAAAAAGTCGTCGGTCGGCGGCGTCACGTTGACCGGTTCCAGGATCACGGCGGCAATCTGGTTGGGCCACTCCGCGAAGAGCTTCTCCAGCGAAGCGATATCGTTGTAGGTGAAGACGTGGGTCAGGGAGCGGGTCGGCTCGGGTACGCCCTTGTGGCGCAAGGTGGAGCCGATATACCAGTCCTGCCAGCCGTGATAACCGCAGACCGCCACATGTTCCCGTCCGGTCTGGGCTCTGGCCAGGCGGATCACCCCTGCCGTGGCGTCGGAGCCGTTTTTGCCGAAGCGCACCATCTCGGCGCAGGGAATGGTGGCCACCAGCTTTTCGGCGACTTCCATTTCGAGCGGATGGGCCAGGGAGAAGGTCACGCCCCGATCGAGCTGCTCATGCACCGCCCGGTTCACGTCCGGATCCTGATAGCCCAGGAGAACGGCGGCCAGGGCGTTGATGAAATCGATATATTCGTTGCCGTCGGCATCCCAGACGCGGCAGCCCTTGCCGTGGGTGACGAAGAAGGGGGAGACCCCGCGGGGAAACTGGGTCAGGCTCTTGGAAAAAGTTTGGGAACCCAGGGGAATGGTGCGCAGAGCGCGCTCCAGAAGCTCCTCGGAAGTACGATAACGGGCATCCATGTAAGGTATCCAATTTCGGGGCATTGTTGAAAATCGCCCGGAGCCAACGGCAGGCCGCTCCCTTCCCTTAAGGCTGGGAAGGCGGAAAAAACCACCATCGGTCCCGGACTCTCCTCTCTCACTATGCCGTGAAATCGCCTGCTTGTCCATGCCCGATTCCGCCCGCGACCGGGGGGAGATGCCCTGCAAACCGCCTTCCGGACCGGGGTCATGGGGGCATGGATTTCCCTTTGCGACACAGTGCAAAGCTGCCATTATGGCGCGAACCCGGAGCACGGCGGCAGAATAGACGGCAATCCCGAATCTTCCCGGAAAACGGCTTCGCCTGTTCGCTTTACGGACGGAAAGACCAGCATGAGAAAACGAATTTGTATCATCCCGGCCCGTGGCGGCAGCAAGAGACTGCCGGACAAGAACATTCGCGACTTCTGCGGACAACCCATCCTCGGTTACGGTTTACAGGCCGCCCGCGCCTCCGGACTGTTCGAGGTGATTCATGTCTCCACGGACAGCCCGCGCATCGCCGAAGTGGCCACCCGGTTCGGCTGTCCGCCCGATTTCTATCGCGACGAAGCCCTCTCGGACGACCATACGCCCCTCATGCCCGTGCTGAAGCATGTGCTGGAACAATACATCCGGCGGGGCATCCAGTTCGACTCGGTCTGCCTGCTCTTCGCCACGGCCCCTCTGGTGGCAAGCAACGATCTGGTGGAAGCCTGCCGCCTCTTCGACGAGCTGTACCACACCGGTCGCACCGTGATGAGCGTGGCCCCCTACCCCGTTCCCGTCGAGTGGGCCTTCACCCGGCGGGAAGACGGCATTCTCGACCCCGTGCAACCCGGCAAGTTCGCCGTGCGCTCCCAGGATCTGCCGATCTGCTATTACGACACCGGGTCGTTCTCCTTCATCCATTCGCGCTTCATCCTGGAAAATACCGGCGCCGGCAGCGATACCAATTACATCGGCTATCCCTTGCCCCGCTGGAAGGCCGTCGATATCGACGACGCGGAAACCTGGGAGCAGGCCGAATGGATCTTTCGCGCCATGCAATCCCTGCCCCAAAAGGAGGATTGCCAAAATCGGGGTTGACTCCAAAAAGAAGTGGGTTCACCCTGTACCCCGAGGTCAGTGGGGACTGACCCAATCTGCTGAAAAAATGATCAAAAACCGGACCTTCGACAGGGGAACAGGGGTCAATTCGATGAAGTTTCTTGTTATCGCCGGAACCACGAACCAGGAACATGCCCGCTTTTCGCCGGAACTCGAAGTCCTGGCTGCAGGATCCGACTTCCGCTTCCTTGGCACGGGCGTTCGTCATTCCCGGACCACCGGCAAGGGAAGCCGCTTCTGGTTCTTCGGTGAACTGGTCGGCGCCCGGGATCGCGCCGGCAATCTGCAAACACTGCTCGACCCGGAACGTTTCATCGCCGATCTGATCGACTCCAGGCCCCCGGAAGAGTGGGACACCATCCTGGAAGGCCGCTTCGTGGTGCTGGTGGAACGCCACGGGGAGTTCTTCCTGCGCGGGGATCGCTTCGGCAAGCGGGACGTCTACATCCAGCGGGAAGCCTCGGGCTGCGTCTTTCTGGCCTCGGATCTGAGCCTGCTGCCCATCCCGCCCGCCGAGAGCGGCTTCGATCAGATGGGACTGGCCCACCAGTTGACCGTCTACGGCCATCGCCCTCCGAAAAAACACACCATTTATCAGAACACCTCCCGTCTCGGCCTGGGTGAAATCGCCTGGTTCCGGGAGGGCAAGTTCCACATCGAACGGGCTCCGTTCCAGGTTCCCGCCTCCGCGCCCTTCACCATGGCCGACCACAAGACCTATCAGGAGGCCTTCCTGAACCATCTGGAGGCCTCCGGCAGCCGGGACGGCAACGTCATCTTCCTCTCCTCGGGATGGGATTCCACCTCCATTCTGGCGGGGCTGGTTCACATCTTCGGAGCCCGCAAGGTCCGGGGTGTCATCGGGGAGATGCGCTATTCCGACCGCAGCGGCGTGGCCAACCAGTTCGAGATGGACCGGGCGCGCAAATTCGCCGATCACTACGGCATCCGCCTCGACGTGGCCGGTCTCGACTATGCCAAACAAGGCCCCTCCCTGGTCGAACAGTCCAAGGAGGTCTCCCTCAAACACCACTTCTTCAACACCAGTTGCACCAACCATCACATCCTGGCACGCAAGGCACGGGAGACCTCCACCACTTCGGGGGAAGTCATCTTCGCCGGGGAGATCAGCGACGGAGCGCACAATCTGGGCTTCAGCCAGTACGTCAGCATCTTCCACCCCTCCTACGCCTTCCGCGAGTACGCGGACAAGATGGCCTCCTACCTCTTCGGTCCCTCTTTCCTGAAGCTGCTGATGGAAAACCGGGAGAACGAAGACGTGGTCTACGGACTCTTCAAGTCCAGAGCCGAAGCGGCCGGCGTGGCGCTGGATGCCAAACAGGCCGATCCGGCCCGACGACCTTTCCGGATGCTGATCGACTTTTTCCTGCGCAACGGGCGCATGCCCCTCTGGTCGGCACGCAACATCCAGATCCTGCAACCGGACGCCATCGACGCCTATACCCAGGAGATGACCAACCACTATCTGGCCGATGCCAGGGATGTCACTCCCGAAACCCTGTACGGCTGGTATATCCGGCTCTACAACAATTTCCACTGGCAGGGTTCGACCATTCCCACCATATCGATGGCCGCCGAACAGTATGGCTTTGAAGCCCACATGCCCTTCTGGGACGGACGACTGCAGGAGTTCTTCCAGGAGATGCCGGAGAGCTGGGGACGCGGCCTGGATCTCAACAACACCAAGTATCCCCTGAAGAAGATGCTCGCCGAGCGGCTGAACTATCCAATGGATTTCCAGCAGGGGCCCCACTCCTATCAGTACGATGTGATCCACAGCTTCAGCCATACGGTGGAGCTGATCTATCATTCGGCGCTGCGGGATACCTTGAGAACGGCGATGAGCCAAAAGGTCTACCACAACATCCTCTCCGACACGGTCTTCAACATGCCCTATCTGGACGGCCTGGCGGAGACCTATCTCAAGGATGAACTGCCCCAGGGGCAGGCCCTGGCCGACCTGGGCTCCCTGTGCTGGCTTTGTCTTTACGGCTGGATGCAATAAGGCGCCGCCGGCGGCAGCCTTTTCGTGGAGTGGATCATGATTCCTGCGGCCCCTGAGGAGGATACCCCGGAACCGGTTCTCGACAGCATGAAAGAGCGTCTCAAGCGGCAGTGGGAGGGCTCCGAACAGGAGAACATCCTGGTCGAGGCCCCTCCCTTTCCCAAGGACATCATGCTGGAGCTGTCGAACGCCTGCAACCACGAGTGCCTTTTCTGCGCCAGTCAGTTCATGACCCGCAAGGTGGGGCGCATGGACAAGACGCTGCTGGGCCGCCTGCTCGCGGAAGCCCGGCAACTCGGCACCACCGACGTGGGGTTTTATACCACCGGGGAACCTTTCGTCCACAAGGAGCTGGAGCAGTTCGTGGCCCAGGCACGGGATCTGGGATTCGGCTACATCTACATCTCGACCAACGGGGCCCTGGCCAGTCCGAAGCGACTGCAGGCCCTGGTCGAGGCCGGCATCCACAGCATCAAGTTCTCCATCAACGCCGCCACCCGTGAAACCTACCGCCTCATCCATGGCCGGGACGATTTCGATGCGGTGCTGCGCAACCTGCGCTTCATCAGCGAGCTGCGCCGGGGGCTTGACCGCAAACTTCGCCTGTTCATCACCTACATCGTCACCAACAAGAACAGTCACGAGGTGGAGCTGTTCAAAACCCTCTTCGAACCGTTGGTCGATGAGCTGATGTTCTTCGACATGAAGAGCCAAAGCGGCCAGATGGTGCAATCCCTGGATGTGCTGGCCCCCTCCGCCGCAGCCGAACCCTTCTCCGGCGAACCCAACACCTGCACCATGCCCTTCAACCGGGTCCACATCTCCTGGGAGGGCTATCTGACCCTCTGCTGCATCGACTATCAGAATTATCTGGCCGTAGCCGATTTGAACAAGATGTCCCTGGAAGAGGGCTGGCTCTCACCTGCTTTCCGGGAGTTGCGCCGCCGGCATCTCGAAAAGCGGCTGGAGGGCACCCTTTGCCACAACTGCCTCTACTCCCTGACCTCGCCGATTTCGCCGCTGGTGGAGGAACTGGCCAGCCCCTTCGACCTCTCCGCCTGGCAGGTTGGCGATAAAAAAGTCATTCCCCTTCAGGCCCAATAGATCCCCTGGCCGACAACAAAATCAGGAAGATCGGCGGCACATGAAGAAAATCTTATTATTCGAACATCTCCGCCACGTTCATAAACCTCTCATTCTGCTGTTGCAGCGCGCCGGTTGGGAGATGGCCTATTTCGGCTTCTCGGATCCCCCAAGCGACAAAGCCATGCTGCGCTGGATCAAACAGCGGCGCATCGCCAACATTTTGCCCCTGCCCATGCCCCCGTCCCAACGTCTGGCGCTGCAGGCCACCGAAACCTGGGCGGCACAAAACCGGGATCACCCGGCGGTTCGCGCCATCACCGACTTCTATGAAAGCGCGGAAGGGATCCTGCTGATTCAACGCTGTCTGGCGGAAACCCTGAAAAAATATTTCTTCATTCAGTATTACCTGCAAAACGATCCGGAAGGTCTGCTGCACGACAAGCAGGTCTATTTCCTGCCGGACACCTTTCCGGCTTCGCACCGTCTGGTCCGCTCCCTGGGTCTCGACGCCCCGGCGGAGTTGCCTCCGCTTTTGCCGGGATTCCGGCTGTGGGATCGTTTGTCGCGCCTGGTCTCCGCCCCCCTCGCCCTGCTCGCCAGGCTGCCCAGGCTTCTTGTGCTGACCCTCCTGGCC
This window contains:
- the hisF gene encoding imidazole glycerol phosphate synthase subunit HisF; translation: MLARRIIPCLDVREGRVVKGIRFEGLVDAGDPVEAARRYDQEGADELTFLDITASHENRGIILEVVRQTAEQVFIPLTVGGGIRSNADIRALLNAGADKVSINTAAVFRPEFVQEAAAQFGSQCIVVAVDAKAVAFDDAGQPVRWEIFTHGGRKPTGLDAIDWVRRMEGYGSGEILLTSMDRDGTHIGYDLRLTRAVAEAVTIPVIASGGVGTLEHLLEGVREGGADAVLAASIFHFRKYSIAEAKAYLQAAGIPVRPV
- the hisA gene encoding 1-(5-phosphoribosyl)-5-[(5-phosphoribosylamino)methylideneamino]imidazole-4-carboxamide isomerase, whose protein sequence is MLVIPAIDLKQGQCVRLFQGRMEEATVYGDDPGAMAQRWAALGARLIHVVDLDGAFAGAPLNRRAVESVVAAVKVPVELGGGIRDPATIEAYLALGVDQVILGSVACRDPALVIEACRRHPGRIRVGIDARDGRVAIEGWAATTELTSLELARRFEQAGVSAIIFTDISRDGALIGPNIPATRALAEAISIPVILSGGVSDLDDIRHILQESGPYANGMSLEGIITGKALYDGRLDFAAAQALADARGTAC
- the hisH gene encoding imidazole glycerol phosphate synthase subunit HisH, whose protein sequence is MIVLVDYGSGNLRSAAKALESVGGRVEVTSVPAVIREAGHLVLPGVGAFADCRNNLLQAGLWQPVLDHIQRGKPFLGICVGMQLLFSESLEFGHHQGFGLIAGRVDRFSREMPDPGDARRRLKVPHMGWNRVHQTQPAHPLWQGIAQDSHFYFVHSYFGTPDAEEWVQGRAVYGLPFTAAVGRDNLFGTQFHPEKSQHAGLKLLENFVRWNP
- the hisB gene encoding imidazoleglycerol-phosphate dehydratase HisB, whose translation is MARSASLSRATRETRVEVRLDLDGNGQSDIRTGLGFLDHMLDQIARHGLIDLNITATGDLEVDGHHTVEDVGILMGQALRAALGERRGITRFGWALVPLDEALSQVAVDLSNRGGLVWQVKLPTEKIGDFDTELFKEWFEAFAGNGGVTLHVTSLAGSNSHHMIESCFKALALALRQAVSLDPRRAGEVPSTKGTLSV
- a CDS encoding aminotransferase class III-fold pyridoxal phosphate-dependent enzyme — its product is MDARYRTSEELLERALRTIPLGSQTFSKSLTQFPRGVSPFFVTHGKGCRVWDADGNEYIDFINALAAVLLGYQDPDVNRAVHEQLDRGVTFSLAHPLEMEVAEKLVATIPCAEMVRFGKNGSDATAGVIRLARAQTGREHVAVCGYHGWQDWYIGSTLRHKGVPEPTRSLTHVFTYNDIASLEKLFAEWPNQIAAVILEPVNVTPPTDDFLQKVAKVTRQNGALLVFDETITGFRFALGGAQEYFGVTPDLATFGKGLANGLPLSAVVGRRDLMKEMEEIFFSFTFGGETLSLAAASATLDKLSREKVVPSLWQHGARLMELLAGRIERHGVGSFLSIGGYPVWSFLLVKDAGNVSQWSIRTLLFQELFQRGILFIGTHNLCYAHGDAEIDRLMEVYDEVFPLLRRAVLEGEMERLLRCAPIQPLFRVR
- a CDS encoding acylneuraminate cytidylyltransferase family protein, whose protein sequence is MRKRICIIPARGGSKRLPDKNIRDFCGQPILGYGLQAARASGLFEVIHVSTDSPRIAEVATRFGCPPDFYRDEALSDDHTPLMPVLKHVLEQYIRRGIQFDSVCLLFATAPLVASNDLVEACRLFDELYHTGRTVMSVAPYPVPVEWAFTRREDGILDPVQPGKFAVRSQDLPICYYDTGSFSFIHSRFILENTGAGSDTNYIGYPLPRWKAVDIDDAETWEQAEWIFRAMQSLPQKEDCQNRG
- a CDS encoding radical SAM protein, producing MIPAAPEEDTPEPVLDSMKERLKRQWEGSEQENILVEAPPFPKDIMLELSNACNHECLFCASQFMTRKVGRMDKTLLGRLLAEARQLGTTDVGFYTTGEPFVHKELEQFVAQARDLGFGYIYISTNGALASPKRLQALVEAGIHSIKFSINAATRETYRLIHGRDDFDAVLRNLRFISELRRGLDRKLRLFITYIVTNKNSHEVELFKTLFEPLVDELMFFDMKSQSGQMVQSLDVLAPSAAAEPFSGEPNTCTMPFNRVHISWEGYLTLCCIDYQNYLAVADLNKMSLEEGWLSPAFRELRRRHLEKRLEGTLCHNCLYSLTSPISPLVEELASPFDLSAWQVGDKKVIPLQAQ